In the Candidatus Saccharimonas aalborgensis genome, one interval contains:
- a CDS encoding methyltransferase domain-containing protein: MHVAILGRQPALGMAELEQLYGASGVQWFSDNSACIDHPGFDFERLAGSQKAGRVVAELRGDWRQTSTVLVNAYVDAWQNHKGKITLGISAYGFHVSPRDVQKAGIVLKAKLKKHGVSLRLIPNNDPALSTATSHHNKLGLSDNHIEILIVRSANGKVLIAESVGSQNITALARRDQGRPKRDAFVGMLPPKLARMMVNLSGVTPPGRLLDPFCGTGVLLQEAALVGFDVYGTDLSPKMIEFSQKNLEWLSETHHTVSDITLDQGDAMTHIWEGTISAVIAETYLGQPFSAPPSPSKLVQVRDNCDHIISTFLKNLAPQIPAGTPVCLAIPAWRDSLGHFTHLPLTGRLTSLGFSQQTLEHVRKEELIYYREDQVVARQLLVLKKG, encoded by the coding sequence ATGCATGTCGCAATACTCGGACGTCAACCCGCACTTGGTATGGCAGAACTCGAACAACTCTATGGAGCATCAGGCGTCCAGTGGTTTTCGGACAACTCAGCCTGTATCGATCACCCTGGGTTCGATTTTGAAAGATTAGCTGGCAGCCAAAAAGCCGGCCGGGTCGTTGCCGAACTCCGTGGCGACTGGCGACAAACCAGCACGGTGCTTGTCAACGCGTATGTGGATGCCTGGCAGAATCATAAGGGCAAAATCACGCTCGGAATCAGTGCCTACGGCTTTCACGTTTCGCCTCGAGATGTTCAAAAGGCAGGTATCGTCCTCAAGGCAAAACTAAAGAAGCACGGTGTGAGTCTGCGTTTGATTCCAAACAACGACCCTGCCCTCAGTACGGCAACATCTCACCACAACAAGTTAGGGCTGAGTGATAACCACATCGAAATCCTCATCGTGCGGTCTGCAAATGGCAAGGTACTGATCGCCGAGTCGGTTGGTTCCCAAAACATCACCGCTCTCGCCCGCCGTGATCAAGGCCGCCCAAAACGCGATGCGTTCGTCGGCATGTTACCGCCAAAACTCGCCCGTATGATGGTCAACTTATCTGGCGTTACTCCCCCCGGACGCCTGCTCGATCCATTTTGCGGCACCGGGGTATTACTACAAGAAGCTGCTCTCGTAGGGTTCGATGTTTATGGCACAGACCTGTCGCCAAAAATGATTGAGTTTTCCCAGAAAAACCTCGAATGGCTTAGCGAGACCCACCATACCGTCTCAGATATCACCCTTGACCAAGGAGACGCCATGACTCATATCTGGGAGGGTACGATTTCGGCAGTTATTGCCGAGACATACCTTGGACAGCCCTTTTCGGCCCCACCCTCGCCCTCCAAGCTCGTTCAGGTACGCGATAATTGTGATCACATCATTAGTACATTTCTGAAGAACCTCGCACCTCAAATCCCTGCCGGGACTCCTGTTTGTCTCGCCATCCCAGCATGGCGAGACAGCCTCGGCCACTTTACCCATTTACCCCTAACAGGCCGTCTCACATCACTCGGTTTTTCTCAGCAGACACTCGAGCATGTTCGCAAGGAAGAGCTCATATACTATCGTGAAGACCAAGTTGTTGCTAGACAACTACTAGTACTCAAAAAGGGTTGA
- a CDS encoding lysylphosphatidylglycerol synthase transmembrane domain-containing protein, producing the protein MKRPSFRFWLSLTTLLLVAVLLYLSRHQLDHAWHLVREANLWLLVLIIPLIVAGNIVAGEMTLSYLRQKRLIQHISAWELMRVSMEFNFVNHVLPSGGMSGVSYLNWRLSKLGVAGTQSTVAQAVRFVTGFAAITTLLVVSVLAVTIDSGINRWIILMSSAMVFLMFIATLGVIYLVSSPVRMQRFAGWLATACNKLVRWATRGRKKAVIDSQRLMVMFNDMHRDYVSMMRDKKILLRPYLWGMLFYALDVAQFYIAFLALGVYVNPAAILIGYGIAQLAAFVVVTPGGAGAYEALMVLVLATTGLSEGRAIAGIILARVIILLMVIGLGYIFYQRALITYDKRDSESIGDN; encoded by the coding sequence ATGAAACGACCTTCTTTTCGGTTTTGGTTGAGCTTGACAACCCTCCTGCTGGTAGCAGTACTTCTGTACCTCTCTAGACATCAACTTGACCATGCATGGCACTTGGTGCGAGAGGCAAATCTGTGGCTTCTGGTGCTTATCATTCCGCTCATTGTCGCAGGAAATATCGTTGCGGGAGAAATGACGCTGTCGTATTTGCGCCAAAAACGATTGATCCAGCATATCAGTGCTTGGGAGTTGATGCGTGTTTCGATGGAGTTTAATTTTGTTAATCATGTCCTCCCAAGTGGCGGGATGAGCGGTGTCTCGTATCTCAATTGGCGTTTGAGCAAGCTCGGCGTGGCCGGTACGCAATCAACCGTCGCTCAAGCAGTCAGATTTGTGACTGGTTTTGCAGCGATAACAACACTACTGGTGGTGTCGGTATTGGCTGTCACGATTGACTCGGGTATCAACCGATGGATAATCTTGATGAGTTCGGCAATGGTATTTCTGATGTTTATTGCAACGCTGGGAGTTATTTATCTGGTAAGCAGTCCGGTGCGTATGCAGCGCTTTGCCGGATGGCTTGCGACTGCCTGCAATAAACTAGTACGGTGGGCAACGAGGGGTCGCAAGAAGGCTGTTATTGATAGCCAGCGTCTCATGGTGATGTTTAATGATATGCATCGCGATTATGTTTCGATGATGCGAGACAAAAAGATTCTTCTGAGGCCGTACCTGTGGGGTATGTTATTTTATGCACTTGATGTTGCTCAGTTTTATATTGCATTTTTGGCCCTTGGTGTATATGTCAATCCGGCAGCGATTTTGATCGGCTATGGTATCGCTCAGCTAGCCGCGTTTGTTGTGGTCACACCAGGAGGAGCGGGAGCATATGAGGCTCTCATGGTGTTGGTGCTTGCAACGACAGGACTCTCAGAGGGGCGTGCTATCGCCGGCATTATACTAGCACGAGTTATCATCCTCCTTATGGTGATCGGTCTTGGATACATTTTTTATCAACGGGCGCTTATCACGTATGACAAACGAGACTCAGAATCTATCGGCGATAATTAG
- the xseA gene encoding exodeoxyribonuclease VII large subunit — MTNETQNLSAIISVSDFTALLNQTLEYAYSSVEIEGEVASFKVNQNKYVFFDLKDEQATVSCFMSVWQLRIPIEDGMKVVIKAVPKLTAWGKFSLTVQSVRPSGAGSLKKSFELLREKLAKEGLFAPERKRLLPRFPQRVAVISSTEAAGYKDFIKILDNRWGGVAVEVAHVQVQGERAADQIIRAIKYFNEKETLADVLVVVRGGGSADDLSTFNDELLVREMAASRIPTLVGIGHDVDETLIDFVADVRAATPSNAAELLVLDRREVIASTNHSLMRIASRTEEAIGQQQTNIERQLSEAVKVLESRCQRIEVTVASISQLIEAYSPREVLERGYAVVRGRVEVGSMISVEREKDIIIAEVKDVKRT; from the coding sequence ATGACAAACGAGACTCAGAATCTATCGGCGATAATTAGCGTCAGTGATTTTACGGCGCTCCTCAACCAGACGCTTGAGTACGCGTATTCCTCTGTTGAGATTGAGGGCGAGGTAGCAAGTTTTAAGGTCAACCAAAATAAATATGTATTTTTTGACCTAAAGGATGAACAAGCAACCGTGAGCTGCTTTATGAGTGTCTGGCAGCTGCGAATCCCGATCGAAGACGGGATGAAAGTGGTTATCAAAGCCGTTCCAAAGCTCACTGCGTGGGGGAAGTTTAGCCTCACGGTTCAGTCGGTACGACCAAGCGGCGCAGGAAGTCTCAAAAAAAGTTTTGAGCTCTTGAGGGAGAAACTGGCAAAGGAAGGATTATTTGCGCCGGAGCGCAAGCGCCTACTGCCACGATTTCCGCAGCGGGTTGCTGTCATCAGTAGCACCGAAGCCGCGGGCTACAAAGATTTCATAAAAATTCTCGATAACCGCTGGGGAGGGGTTGCCGTCGAAGTCGCGCATGTACAAGTTCAGGGCGAGCGAGCTGCTGACCAGATTATCCGTGCCATTAAGTATTTCAATGAGAAAGAAACCTTAGCTGATGTTTTGGTAGTTGTGCGTGGGGGCGGAAGTGCTGACGACCTTAGCACCTTTAATGATGAACTGCTTGTAAGAGAAATGGCGGCGAGCAGGATACCGACACTGGTTGGCATAGGACATGACGTTGACGAGACGTTGATTGACTTTGTGGCGGACGTAAGAGCTGCCACCCCCAGCAACGCAGCAGAGCTTCTGGTCCTGGACCGTCGAGAAGTCATTGCATCAACCAATCACAGCCTAATGAGGATTGCATCACGTACCGAAGAGGCGATTGGACAACAGCAGACGAATATCGAGAGACAACTATCTGAAGCAGTGAAGGTGCTTGAAAGCAGATGCCAGCGTATAGAAGTAACGGTAGCGAGTATCTCGCAGCTGATCGAAGCATACAGCCCAAGAGAGGTGTTGGAGCGTGGTTACGCAGTTGTCAGAGGCAGGGTAGAGGTAGGAAGCATGATCAGCGTCGAGAGGGAAAAAGATATAATTATCGCGGAGGTCAAAGATGTCAAAAGAACATAA
- the xseB gene encoding exodeoxyribonuclease VII small subunit: MSKEHKTINEQMAQLQELVGWFEGDDFEIEQALDKYAEAEKLARDIQVQLTEYKNQITVLKKRFDQTDL, translated from the coding sequence ATGTCAAAAGAACATAAAACTATCAACGAGCAGATGGCACAACTACAAGAATTGGTTGGTTGGTTTGAGGGAGACGACTTCGAAATTGAACAAGCGCTCGACAAATATGCGGAAGCGGAAAAACTGGCGCGTGATATCCAGGTACAGCTGACAGAATACAAAAATCAAATTACGGTACTAAAAAAACGCTTTGATCAAACGGACCTATGA
- a CDS encoding SAM-dependent methyltransferase: MMWLWILSGFVIFFGFMAFTGAPYLPSKRKELERTFRELCPLDDDTLVDIGSGDGIVLREAIRQGARHAYGVEINPFIAWVSRLVSRRYGNRIKVRCANLWTITFPAETTVVYTFATHRDIKKMYKKVAQEASRLGRTIRFVSYAFEVPGVPKKMTLGAHHLYEVKPFTDKKA; the protein is encoded by the coding sequence ATGATGTGGCTCTGGATTTTGAGCGGCTTTGTCATTTTTTTTGGATTCATGGCGTTCACCGGTGCACCCTACCTGCCTTCAAAACGGAAGGAGTTGGAGCGTACATTCCGCGAACTCTGTCCCCTCGACGACGATACCCTTGTTGATATTGGCTCGGGAGACGGTATCGTTCTTCGGGAGGCAATTCGTCAGGGGGCTCGTCATGCCTATGGTGTCGAGATCAACCCCTTCATCGCCTGGGTTTCGCGGTTAGTATCGCGTCGGTACGGAAACAGAATCAAAGTGCGATGCGCGAATCTCTGGACGATCACGTTTCCTGCGGAGACAACGGTTGTATATACCTTTGCAACGCATAGAGACATCAAAAAGATGTACAAAAAAGTTGCACAGGAAGCCTCGCGACTCGGGCGAACTATCAGGTTTGTATCCTATGCATTTGAGGTACCGGGTGTTCCTAAAAAAATGACACTTGGGGCACACCATCTCTATGAGGTAAAGCCCTTTACAGATAAAAAAGCGTAA
- a CDS encoding sensor histidine kinase: MEGSERQFKDEGGVSVIDTPFFVAAAHELKSPLALIRQLSLALEAGDCSLDEASTMIRRISLTSERALRLTTDLTRSSRLKDSLFSLEPVNPMSLCEEVVDELQPLYAAKGRRLVVAERHRPLLAVANKDLLRRILINFADNALHYSVGSEPVVVKASAHSGGTKIRLAVRDHGPALPSQLWRRLDTSLGVSSQPLHNRPQSSGLGLTIARRFAETMMGSVGATRHQDGATFYVDLTASTQLRLL, from the coding sequence ATGGAGGGGAGTGAGAGACAATTCAAGGATGAGGGTGGCGTTTCAGTAATTGATACGCCCTTTTTTGTTGCTGCGGCACATGAACTCAAGTCTCCACTGGCCCTCATCCGCCAGCTTTCTCTTGCATTGGAGGCCGGGGATTGTTCGCTTGATGAAGCATCAACAATGATCCGCCGGATTTCGCTGACGAGTGAGCGGGCACTGAGATTGACGACAGATTTAACACGCAGTTCGCGTCTCAAGGATAGCTTGTTTTCGCTTGAGCCTGTCAACCCAATGTCACTATGCGAAGAGGTTGTGGACGAACTTCAGCCGCTGTACGCGGCCAAGGGCCGTCGGTTGGTAGTCGCCGAGAGACATCGCCCTCTACTAGCCGTGGCAAATAAAGATCTACTGAGGAGAATACTAATAAACTTTGCTGACAACGCGCTTCACTATAGTGTCGGGAGTGAGCCAGTAGTAGTGAAAGCTTCGGCCCATAGCGGTGGCACAAAAATTCGATTAGCGGTGCGTGACCATGGTCCCGCGTTGCCATCGCAACTGTGGCGGCGGCTCGATACTTCTCTCGGAGTTAGTTCTCAGCCGCTGCATAACCGTCCGCAAAGTAGCGGTCTAGGACTTACGATTGCACGGCGCTTTGCTGAAACGATGATGGGAAGTGTAGGCGCAACTCGCCATCAAGACGGCGCGACATTTTATGTTGATCTGACCGCGTCGACGCAACTGAGGTTGTTGTAA
- a CDS encoding response regulator produces MSHPLVVVIDDDEWMSAHVARVLKKHGYEVEAVPHAIEGMQLIDRTHPAAIILDLFMPGPNAFVLLHELRSHSDLSQIPIILCTNSARELGDYDLGSYGVHIVLDKTTMQPDDLVAAVRRVTS; encoded by the coding sequence ATGAGCCACCCACTTGTAGTGGTCATAGACGACGACGAGTGGATGAGTGCTCATGTGGCTCGAGTATTGAAGAAGCATGGCTACGAAGTGGAAGCGGTGCCTCATGCCATCGAAGGGATGCAGCTGATTGATCGCACGCATCCGGCGGCCATCATTCTTGATTTATTTATGCCTGGCCCAAATGCGTTTGTACTACTTCATGAGTTGCGCTCACACAGTGATCTCTCACAAATACCTATCATATTGTGTACCAATAGTGCCCGCGAATTGGGTGACTATGATCTCGGATCGTATGGCGTCCATATCGTACTCGACAAGACAACAATGCAACCCGACGACTTGGTTGCGGCAGTTCGGAGAGTGACATCATGA
- the recO gene encoding DNA repair protein RecO: MSVERTRAIILRRTNYGEADRVLRMITPLGQRSVIAKGVRREKSKLAGGIELFAISDVVITGGRGELGILTSARLVQFYQHILNDYDRLQFGYESINLVAKASEMIDEPEWYGVLSEVYMGLDVSTIPLQLIQTWFYVHYAELTGYELNLENDVTGQPLDEKKTYMYDSSERGLRPAEQGDISADHIKLLRIIATKPIQTITQIGGVMSILPDCWLIARQHASV, from the coding sequence ATGAGTGTCGAGCGGACGCGGGCAATTATCCTGAGGAGAACGAATTATGGTGAAGCAGATCGCGTACTCAGAATGATCACACCGCTCGGCCAACGGTCTGTGATTGCTAAAGGTGTGAGAAGAGAAAAAAGCAAATTGGCCGGAGGAATCGAGCTATTTGCGATTAGTGACGTCGTTATTACGGGGGGGAGGGGCGAGTTGGGGATACTGACTTCTGCGCGGTTGGTGCAGTTTTATCAGCACATATTGAACGACTACGATCGCCTCCAGTTTGGGTACGAATCAATAAATCTGGTAGCAAAAGCAAGTGAAATGATTGACGAGCCAGAGTGGTATGGTGTCCTCAGTGAGGTGTATATGGGGCTTGATGTGTCGACGATTCCGCTGCAGCTCATCCAAACGTGGTTTTATGTTCACTATGCAGAGTTGACGGGATATGAGTTGAATCTCGAGAATGATGTTACTGGCCAGCCGCTTGATGAGAAAAAAACGTACATGTATGATTCGTCTGAGCGTGGGTTGAGACCGGCGGAGCAGGGAGATATTTCGGCAGATCATATCAAGTTACTGCGCATCATTGCAACCAAGCCAATTCAAACCATTACCCAGATAGGTGGGGTGATGAGCATTTTACCTGATTGTTGGCTGATCGCCCGTCAACATGCCTCGGTGTAA
- a CDS encoding glycine--tRNA ligase, with translation MSDVKLDDIVSLAKRRGFVYPGSEIYGGEAGLYDFGPYGVELLNNIKKSWWRRNVQLKENYVGIDSAMFKNPRVWEASGHVAGFADPLAECRECHARIRVDKELAAIGVQADEKMSNEDLNKLFDDNRDKIKCPVCGKQNFTESKPFNMLVQSNLGDFTSENKRPVYLPGEACQGIYLNFKNVVDTTRMKIPFGIAQIGKAFRNEISPRNFLFRTRELEQADTQFFVKPHENKEAYERIKQDRWDWYVSDLGINPEKLRWHQHENLVFYASDAWDIEYSYPSLGFDEVEGIHDRTDYDLSQHMKYSGVDLNYIDPMTQEKYIPWVLETSMGMGRIFMAVMSDAYTVETMENGDTRTVLKLKPELAPVQYAVFPLLKNRPELVAKAREVYEELSKKFVCEWDDNGNIGKRYRRQDEIGTPYCVVIDFQTLEDGTVTVRDRDTTEQKRVKPEETAR, from the coding sequence ATGAGCGACGTAAAACTTGATGATATCGTGAGCCTCGCAAAACGGAGAGGCTTTGTTTACCCGGGTAGTGAGATCTACGGCGGTGAAGCTGGTTTGTATGATTTTGGACCGTACGGTGTGGAGCTGCTCAATAACATTAAGAAGTCTTGGTGGCGCCGCAATGTACAGCTCAAAGAAAATTATGTCGGGATTGATTCGGCGATGTTCAAAAATCCGCGTGTTTGGGAAGCTTCGGGACATGTTGCGGGATTTGCCGACCCGCTTGCTGAGTGTCGTGAGTGTCATGCGCGTATTCGCGTTGACAAGGAGCTGGCAGCGATCGGCGTACAGGCCGACGAAAAAATGAGTAATGAAGATTTGAATAAATTGTTTGACGATAACCGCGACAAGATCAAGTGTCCTGTGTGTGGCAAGCAGAACTTTACCGAGTCTAAGCCATTCAATATGTTGGTTCAATCAAATCTCGGTGACTTTACTAGTGAAAACAAACGACCTGTCTATCTACCTGGTGAGGCATGTCAGGGGATTTATCTCAATTTCAAAAACGTTGTCGATACAACGCGAATGAAGATACCATTTGGTATCGCTCAGATTGGCAAAGCCTTTCGCAATGAGATTAGTCCGCGCAATTTCCTATTTCGTACTCGCGAGCTTGAGCAAGCTGATACGCAGTTTTTTGTGAAACCACACGAGAACAAAGAAGCCTATGAGCGAATCAAGCAAGATCGCTGGGACTGGTATGTGAGTGACCTCGGTATCAATCCTGAGAAATTGCGCTGGCATCAGCATGAAAACCTGGTGTTTTATGCGTCGGATGCCTGGGATATCGAGTACAGCTACCCGAGTCTTGGCTTCGACGAGGTGGAGGGCATTCATGATCGGACTGACTATGACCTGTCGCAGCACATGAAATATAGCGGTGTCGACCTCAATTACATCGACCCAATGACACAAGAGAAGTACATTCCGTGGGTACTCGAGACCTCTATGGGAATGGGACGCATCTTTATGGCCGTGATGAGTGATGCCTATACGGTGGAAACGATGGAAAATGGTGACACGCGAACTGTATTGAAACTAAAGCCAGAGCTTGCGCCCGTGCAGTATGCGGTGTTTCCGCTGCTCAAGAATAGGCCTGAGCTTGTCGCAAAAGCCCGTGAGGTCTATGAAGAGTTGAGCAAAAAATTTGTCTGTGAATGGGACGACAATGGCAACATCGGCAAACGCTATCGTCGCCAAGACGAAATCGGTACGCCCTACTGTGTGGTGATCGATTTCCAGACGTTAGAGGATGGGACGGTAACGGTGCGGGATAGAGATACGACGGAACAGAAGAGGGTGAAGCCCGAGGAGACCGCCCGGTAA
- a CDS encoding NYN domain-containing protein, producing the protein MISNYAYIDGQNLKMGTIDTNPSWQIDLRRFRVYLREKYNVEKAFYYMGYVIDGAKYEKLYENIQEAGFILVFREHNSSMLGKKKGNVDTDIVLNVMKRTYLKEPFDKIVLVSGDGDYKALVDFLIEQNKFEKILFPNKKFASSLYKQLEPKYFDYLNYPSVQHKIEYQKRRSSLGN; encoded by the coding sequence ATGATAAGTAATTACGCTTACATCGATGGGCAGAACCTCAAGATGGGAACCATTGACACTAACCCATCGTGGCAGATTGACCTGAGACGATTTCGTGTGTATTTGAGGGAAAAATACAATGTCGAAAAAGCGTTTTACTACATGGGATATGTGATAGATGGCGCAAAATACGAAAAATTGTATGAAAACATCCAAGAAGCCGGTTTTATATTGGTGTTTCGTGAGCACAATAGTTCGATGCTCGGCAAAAAGAAGGGAAACGTCGATACTGATATTGTCCTAAATGTTATGAAACGTACATATCTAAAAGAGCCGTTCGATAAAATTGTGCTTGTTTCGGGTGACGGTGACTACAAAGCACTTGTAGACTTCTTGATCGAGCAAAACAAATTCGAAAAAATTCTTTTCCCGAACAAAAAATTTGCCTCGTCCCTGTACAAGCAGCTTGAACCAAAGTATTTTGACTATCTAAATTACCCGTCCGTGCAACATAAAATTGAATATCAAAAAAGAAGGTCCTCCTTAGGTAATTAG
- a CDS encoding SRPBCC family protein — MFRFDTTSLSINAKPEKVWEYVANINNWPQFSDFASNIEKIKDGEWVFHTSQGDVRVIEKFDREHLLLDTICIVPSGDEQFIPYRVVPNGEGCELIMTNQQTAGVSDTEYAEQLTWMREELENIKKIMEVR, encoded by the coding sequence ATGTTTCGGTTTGACACAACCTCGCTCTCAATTAATGCAAAACCCGAAAAAGTCTGGGAGTATGTGGCGAATATCAATAACTGGCCGCAGTTTAGTGATTTTGCAAGTAATATCGAGAAGATAAAAGATGGCGAGTGGGTATTTCACACATCACAGGGTGATGTACGAGTAATCGAGAAGTTTGATCGTGAACATCTACTACTCGATACTATATGCATTGTACCGAGCGGTGATGAACAATTTATCCCGTATCGCGTGGTGCCAAATGGCGAGGGCTGCGAACTAATCATGACAAATCAGCAAACTGCCGGCGTCAGCGATACAGAATACGCCGAGCAATTGACGTGGATGCGCGAGGAACTTGAAAACATTAAGAAAATTATGGAGGTGAGATGA
- a CDS encoding Ldh family oxidoreductase, whose protein sequence is MRLSINSLREQVTKILEKNLSHEQAEIVAKYFVWAEMSGNKTQGIVKLMGASSIQNIRPQGEIEIVKDTKLSRIIDAKDNPAPLNAQIATDLAIQKASEHGFAIVGVKNTFSSNGAQAYYVEQIAKHDLIGIMCSRSPASQAAFGGIDPVFGTDPIGFGFPSLGEPLVFDAATSTMTYYGLVLAKARGETIPEHMAIDKDGKSTTDPAAAMDGALLSFDRSYKGSGFAMVVEALAGPLLGGAWVDNMTFKEEWGTIVMAIDPDLMVGREQFKENTSDMIAKIKSSRTIGDSSIRLPGESAQQQYEAAKNSGEVEIDDAVANEIGIFGDKS, encoded by the coding sequence ATGAGATTATCGATCAATTCACTTCGTGAACAAGTTACAAAGATACTAGAAAAGAATTTGTCCCACGAACAGGCTGAAATTGTGGCAAAGTATTTTGTGTGGGCGGAGATGTCGGGAAACAAAACACAGGGAATCGTGAAACTTATGGGGGCGTCCTCGATACAAAATATTAGACCCCAGGGTGAGATCGAGATAGTAAAAGATACAAAATTGTCGCGAATTATTGATGCAAAAGACAATCCCGCGCCATTGAATGCTCAGATAGCTACCGACCTTGCCATACAAAAAGCCAGCGAGCACGGTTTTGCAATCGTCGGGGTAAAAAATACTTTTTCGAGCAATGGTGCGCAGGCATACTATGTCGAACAAATTGCCAAGCATGATCTCATCGGCATCATGTGTAGTCGTTCTCCCGCGTCTCAGGCTGCCTTTGGTGGGATCGATCCGGTATTTGGTACTGATCCGATCGGTTTTGGTTTTCCGAGCCTAGGGGAACCACTTGTTTTTGATGCGGCTACGTCTACTATGACGTACTACGGGCTGGTGCTTGCGAAGGCACGCGGTGAAACAATTCCGGAACACATGGCAATTGACAAAGACGGCAAGTCTACAACTGATCCAGCCGCAGCGATGGATGGCGCATTGCTATCATTTGATAGGAGCTATAAAGGTTCTGGGTTCGCAATGGTGGTCGAGGCGCTTGCGGGACCACTCCTTGGTGGTGCGTGGGTTGATAATATGACATTTAAGGAGGAGTGGGGGACTATAGTGATGGCGATTGACCCTGATCTGATGGTCGGTCGAGAGCAGTTCAAAGAAAACACTTCCGATATGATTGCAAAGATAAAATCATCCCGTACCATAGGTGATTCCTCTATTCGTTTGCCAGGAGAGAGTGCCCAGCAGCAATATGAGGCAGCAAAAAACAGTGGTGAGGTTGAGATTGATGATGCGGTAGCGAATGAAATAGGCATATTTGGAGATAAAAGTTAG
- a CDS encoding TfoX/Sxy family protein yields the protein MAYDLTLEVRINDEIAGWDVEVTKRKMFGGLGYFVNGNMAFGVKGDELIVKPAPEEAETLLHEPGIKPFEFGGRVMKTWCLAEPEVLDEDNLPRLLKMCREYVLTLPHKHR from the coding sequence ATGGCATACGATCTAACTCTCGAAGTACGCATCAACGATGAGATCGCCGGGTGGGATGTCGAAGTGACAAAACGTAAGATGTTCGGGGGCCTTGGGTATTTTGTGAATGGTAACATGGCGTTTGGGGTGAAGGGTGATGAGTTGATTGTCAAGCCAGCACCAGAGGAGGCCGAGACATTACTACACGAGCCTGGCATAAAACCATTTGAATTTGGCGGACGAGTCATGAAGACGTGGTGTCTCGCGGAGCCTGAGGTTCTCGACGAAGACAATTTGCCGCGGTTACTCAAGATGTGTCGGGAGTATGTACTGACATTGCCTCATAAACATCGTTAG
- a CDS encoding NAD(P)H-dependent glycerol-3-phosphate dehydrogenase yields the protein MVRPRTNRQRAEVTVIGAGTFGHAIADSISRSEIRTALVTRSETRLERIRQMLARSSPYLMAQRLGDAPLGEYVFLALPSADIAEVVGRLASYHSEETLGYVSLSKGLTAPDGETPHELLSRRFGSIRSAVISGPSLADEMPKHGAHFVVASSSHTLADKLVLLMDGEYTSATGSNDPTGIEWAGITKNAVTLGFHACLAATGSLNQAGAFAGQLFTEIYDYALTMGASPRSFAGIAGIGDLMATSHASTSRNVRAGQLIGSGHSVGEAEARIKQVVESLHTIPLLERRINQDHAATTTPTITALSNRIVGNLAHEQWIASLTSR from the coding sequence ATGGTACGACCTAGAACAAATCGCCAGCGAGCCGAGGTCACCGTTATCGGTGCCGGTACGTTTGGCCACGCCATTGCTGACAGTATCAGCCGTAGCGAAATTCGTACCGCGCTCGTAACTCGTTCGGAGACACGTCTCGAACGTATCCGTCAAATGCTCGCGCGATCATCTCCTTATCTCATGGCGCAGAGACTTGGCGATGCCCCACTCGGGGAATATGTATTCTTAGCCCTCCCTAGCGCAGATATCGCAGAGGTAGTCGGCCGTCTCGCCAGCTATCACAGCGAAGAGACACTAGGATACGTATCACTCAGTAAAGGTCTCACGGCACCCGATGGTGAGACACCTCACGAACTTCTTTCTCGCCGCTTTGGTAGTATTCGTAGCGCCGTCATCTCAGGCCCGTCACTTGCCGATGAAATGCCAAAACACGGTGCCCATTTCGTTGTTGCGTCCAGTAGCCATACGCTCGCGGACAAGCTCGTTTTACTGATGGATGGTGAATACACGAGTGCTACTGGCAGCAATGACCCGACCGGTATCGAATGGGCAGGTATCACAAAAAACGCTGTAACCCTCGGATTTCATGCCTGCCTGGCCGCGACAGGAAGTCTCAATCAAGCCGGCGCATTTGCTGGTCAACTTTTTACCGAGATATACGACTACGCGCTTACCATGGGAGCGAGCCCGCGTTCGTTTGCTGGCATCGCAGGTATTGGTGACCTCATGGCAACATCCCATGCGAGCACTAGCCGAAATGTCCGTGCAGGGCAACTCATCGGCAGCGGCCATTCTGTCGGTGAAGCCGAAGCTCGCATCAAACAAGTCGTCGAATCGTTGCATACTATTCCCCTGTTAGAACGACGAATCAACCAAGATCATGCTGCAACAACCACGCCTACGATCACCGCTCTCAGCAATCGTATCGTCGGCAACCTCGCCCACGAGCAGTGGATAGCGTCGCTCACCTCACGATAA